The proteins below are encoded in one region of Pacificitalea manganoxidans:
- a CDS encoding TrkH family potassium uptake protein: MFDIRPVGYVIGLLLTCLGGFMLLPLGMDLMEANGHWPIFLESAVITLLSGGLMALACSNGVGEGLTLRQTFLLTTGVWLTLPIFGALPFMLGPPHASWTDAYFEAISGLTTTGSTVFSGLDDLPKGILLWRSILQWTGGIGIIVVAMVFLPELRVGGMQVFRSEAFDTLGKILPRAGEIASRISVCYVTLTFACYLSYLAVGMDSFEAINHALTTLSTGGFSTYDASFGRFQGPAEYVASVFMILASLPFVRYVQILAGTARPFYRDTQIRAFLLVISALVLVLTIYRIIVNGDHFEHGLREGLFNVTSIITGTGYASVDYQLWGPMPGVLFFFIGLVGGCAGSTCCSIKIFRYQILFSAIRAQIRRLHSPSGIFIPRFDGRPVTEDVLSSVMAFFSLFVVSVGVLSVLLGMTGLDFVTSVSGAATALANIGPGLGSEIGPAGNFANLNPMAKWLLAIAMLVGRLELLVVYALLTVSFWRS; the protein is encoded by the coding sequence ATGTTCGACATCCGCCCCGTGGGATATGTCATTGGCCTTCTCCTGACCTGCCTCGGCGGCTTCATGCTGCTGCCGCTTGGCATGGACCTGATGGAAGCCAACGGACACTGGCCCATCTTTCTTGAAAGTGCGGTCATCACCCTGCTCAGCGGCGGGCTGATGGCGCTGGCTTGCTCCAATGGCGTGGGCGAGGGGCTGACACTGCGGCAGACCTTCCTGCTGACCACGGGCGTGTGGCTGACGCTTCCGATCTTTGGCGCGCTGCCCTTCATGCTGGGCCCGCCCCATGCCAGTTGGACGGATGCGTATTTCGAGGCGATCTCCGGCCTGACGACCACCGGCTCCACCGTGTTTTCCGGGCTCGACGACCTGCCCAAAGGCATCCTGCTGTGGCGGTCGATCCTGCAATGGACCGGTGGCATCGGGATCATCGTCGTGGCGATGGTGTTCCTGCCCGAATTGCGGGTCGGCGGCATGCAGGTGTTTCGGTCCGAGGCATTTGACACGCTGGGTAAGATCCTCCCCCGCGCAGGTGAAATCGCCAGCCGTATTTCGGTCTGCTACGTCACGCTGACCTTTGCCTGTTACCTCAGCTATCTTGCCGTGGGCATGGACAGTTTCGAGGCGATCAACCACGCGCTTACGACGCTGTCGACCGGCGGGTTTTCTACCTATGACGCCAGCTTCGGACGGTTCCAAGGGCCTGCCGAATATGTCGCGTCGGTGTTCATGATCCTCGCAAGCCTGCCCTTCGTCCGCTATGTGCAGATCCTTGCCGGCACGGCGCGGCCCTTCTATCGCGACACCCAGATCCGCGCGTTCCTGCTGGTGATCAGCGCGCTGGTGCTGGTGCTGACGATCTACCGGATCATCGTCAATGGCGACCATTTCGAGCATGGCCTGCGCGAAGGCCTGTTCAACGTCACATCGATCATCACCGGCACGGGATATGCCTCCGTCGATTATCAGCTCTGGGGGCCGATGCCGGGGGTGCTATTCTTTTTCATCGGGTTGGTCGGCGGCTGCGCAGGGTCGACCTGTTGCTCGATCAAGATATTCCGCTATCAGATCCTGTTTTCGGCCATCCGGGCGCAAATCCGGCGTCTACATTCCCCCTCCGGCATCTTCATCCCGCGCTTTGATGGCCGTCCGGTGACAGAAGACGTGCTGTCATCCGTGATGGCGTTTTTCTCGCTGTTCGTGGTGAGCGTGGGCGTGCTGTCTGTGCTGCTGGGGATGACCGGCCTCGACTTCGTGACCTCGGTTTCCGGTGCGGCCACGGCGCTGGCCAATATCGGTCCCGGCCTCGGCTCCGAGATCGGCCCGGCGGGCAACTTCGCAAACCTTAACCCGATGGCCAAATGGCTCCTCGCCATCGCGATGCTGGTCGGGCGGCTGGAGCTGCTCGTGGTTTATGCGCTTCTGACGGTGAGTTTCTGGCGGAGTTGA
- a CDS encoding VOC family protein, with protein MKIYITSVFVDDQAKAQRFYCDILGFTVKHDVPIGAHRWLTLVSPQQPEGPELLLEPSDHPAVGPYTAALVADGVPAHSFQVDDLAAEHVRLTKLGVMFTRDPMDAGPVRMAVLDDTCGNLIQLVEMTGATEG; from the coding sequence ATGAAAATCTACATCACAAGCGTCTTCGTGGACGATCAGGCGAAAGCGCAGCGATTCTACTGCGACATCCTTGGATTTACCGTGAAGCATGACGTGCCGATTGGCGCGCATCGCTGGCTCACCCTTGTCAGCCCGCAACAGCCGGAGGGTCCGGAATTGCTGCTGGAGCCGAGCGATCACCCGGCGGTCGGGCCCTATACGGCGGCATTGGTCGCGGATGGCGTGCCGGCGCATTCGTTTCAGGTCGATGATCTAGCCGCGGAGCACGTACGCCTGACGAAGCTGGGCGTCATGTTCACCCGTGACCCGATGGATGCCGGCCCTGTGCGGATGGCTGTGTTGGACGATACGTGTGGGAACCTGATCCAGCTGGTCGAGATGACCGGCGCGACGGAGGGGTAA
- a CDS encoding sigma-54-dependent transcriptional regulator encodes MAQILLVEGSASLRHAYAATLRSEGHRVTAVADGAGALAAMSDARYQVAFIDMTQTNSSDDRSTLCAQCRALHPDCRIVLIADGPSFQAAAAEVRRGAYEILVKPFSEFRLHNCAVALHDPPPEEDENRNAPLGGFQGRSVRMGQMFATIRAYGRSGAPVLIRGAPGTEKGRCARAVHLASGRAEKPFIELDCRTRPVEQLEAELMGHLRGAFVGALSDRAGAAQLAHEGTLFLDEVGALPRGLQPMLLDIIRSATVQPVGSTVPHRINIRLVCTTTRDLDQAVADGEFDNRLRDRLCVLPLDMPNLADLGDDVLEIATARLRTLAREKGRRFVEFAPDLAPRLQTLPWPGNLAELTETLRHVVTSHDGTQVELEMLPLELIQQLDIGPMPARGTAVRPRPDTFSAGVPRSEAQTATGALATAEDTPRTPAEDVALSTLIGRPLAEIEQLVIEATIAREGGSIPRAARVLQLSPSTIYRKRESWRK; translated from the coding sequence GTGGCGCAAATTCTGCTTGTTGAGGGGTCTGCCTCGTTGCGGCATGCCTATGCCGCCACTCTGCGGTCCGAAGGCCATCGCGTCACGGCGGTTGCCGACGGGGCCGGGGCGCTCGCCGCGATGTCGGACGCGCGGTATCAGGTCGCGTTCATCGACATGACCCAGACGAACAGCAGCGATGACCGCAGCACGCTATGCGCCCAGTGTCGCGCGCTGCATCCCGATTGTCGCATCGTGCTGATCGCCGATGGTCCCAGTTTTCAGGCCGCCGCGGCGGAGGTGCGTCGTGGCGCGTATGAGATACTCGTAAAACCGTTTAGCGAGTTCCGCCTGCATAATTGCGCCGTTGCCCTGCATGATCCCCCGCCGGAGGAGGACGAAAACCGCAATGCGCCGCTGGGCGGGTTTCAGGGGCGTTCCGTCCGCATGGGGCAGATGTTTGCCACGATCCGAGCCTATGGACGCTCCGGCGCGCCGGTCTTGATCCGGGGCGCGCCCGGCACCGAGAAGGGCCGCTGCGCGCGCGCCGTTCATCTGGCCTCCGGCCGGGCCGAGAAACCGTTTATCGAACTCGATTGCCGCACCCGCCCGGTGGAGCAACTGGAAGCCGAGTTGATGGGTCACTTGCGCGGGGCCTTTGTCGGCGCGCTGTCGGATCGGGCCGGTGCGGCTCAGCTTGCCCATGAAGGCACGCTGTTTCTGGACGAGGTCGGCGCCCTGCCCCGAGGGTTGCAGCCGATGCTTCTGGACATCATCCGCTCCGCCACCGTGCAGCCTGTTGGCTCGACCGTGCCGCACCGGATTAATATCCGTCTGGTCTGCACGACCACCCGCGATCTGGATCAGGCCGTGGCGGATGGTGAATTTGACAACCGGTTGCGGGACCGGCTGTGCGTGCTGCCTCTGGATATGCCCAATCTGGCGGATCTGGGCGACGACGTGCTGGAAATCGCGACCGCGCGTCTGCGCACGCTGGCACGGGAGAAAGGCCGCCGCTTCGTCGAATTCGCCCCTGACCTCGCCCCGCGCCTGCAGACCCTGCCATGGCCGGGCAATCTGGCCGAATTGACCGAGACGCTGCGCCATGTCGTGACATCCCATGACGGGACGCAGGTTGAGCTTGAAATGCTGCCGCTTGAACTGATCCAGCAACTCGATATCGGCCCCATGCCCGCCCGGGGCACCGCAGTCCGGCCCAGACCGGACACCTTTTCGGCTGGCGTGCCGCGGAGCGAGGCGCAGACCGCTACAGGCGCTCTTGCCACCGCCGAGGACACACCCCGCACCCCCGCCGAGGATGTCGCCCTATCGACGCTTATCGGGCGCCCCCTCGCCGAGATCGAGCAACTGGTGATCGAGGCCACCATTGCCCGCGAAGGCGGCTCCATCCCGCGCGCGGCGCGCGTTCTGCAACTGTCGCCCTCGACGATCTATCGCAAACGGGAAAGCTGGCGAAAATAA
- a CDS encoding propionyl-CoA synthetase, whose product MSYREVYDRWLADPEGWWLDAARTIDWDRAPTRALSDTATGGHEWFADGLVNTCWNAVDRHVEAGHGARNAIIYDSPVTDTVAHITYADLRDRVARLAGALSARGIGIGDRVVIYMPMVPEALIAMLACARIGAIHSVVFGGFAAHELAVRIDDAQPRCILAGSCGIEPSRIVPYKPLLDAALAQSDHQPDFCVVLQRPQQPADLHPDRDVDWDAFQRDAAQAPCQPVPGNHPAYILYTSGTTGRPKGVVRPTGGHLVALDWTMANIYDMQAGEVFWAASDVGWVVGHSYICYAPLIHGCTTVVFEGKPVGTPDAGTFWRVMARHGVSAFFTAPTALRAVKREDPAGALAREHDLSSLRAVYLAGERADPDTVEWAERTLGVPVIDHWWQTETGYAIAANPRGLEPLPIKTGSPSVAMPGYDITILDEAGTPCPPGTLGAIALRLPLPPGTLPTLWNADERFHRAYLSRFPGYYETGDAGMLDEDGYLYVMARTDDVINVAGHRLSTGAMEEVLAAHPDVAECAVIGVSDPLKGQVPVGLLCLNTGCARPVEDIIADCIALVRDRIGPVAAFKRAVVVQRLPKTRSGKILRATMVRIADGETVTAPATIDDPAILEEIAAALCGPANPQS is encoded by the coding sequence ATGAGCTACCGCGAGGTCTATGACCGCTGGCTGGCGGACCCCGAAGGATGGTGGCTCGACGCCGCCCGCACCATCGACTGGGACCGCGCCCCTACCCGCGCGCTGAGCGACACCGCGACCGGCGGGCACGAATGGTTCGCCGACGGTCTGGTCAACACCTGCTGGAATGCCGTTGATCGTCATGTCGAGGCAGGCCACGGCGCGCGCAACGCCATCATCTACGACAGCCCCGTGACCGACACTGTCGCGCATATCACTTATGCCGACCTGCGCGACCGGGTGGCGCGGCTTGCCGGGGCGCTATCGGCGCGCGGGATCGGGATCGGCGACCGGGTCGTGATCTACATGCCGATGGTGCCGGAGGCGCTGATCGCGATGCTGGCCTGCGCGCGCATCGGGGCCATTCATTCGGTCGTCTTTGGCGGCTTTGCGGCGCATGAACTGGCCGTGCGGATCGATGATGCGCAGCCGCGCTGCATCCTCGCCGGATCCTGCGGGATCGAGCCGTCGCGCATCGTCCCGTATAAGCCGTTGCTGGACGCCGCATTGGCGCAATCGGACCACCAACCTGACTTCTGCGTGGTCCTGCAACGCCCGCAGCAACCGGCGGATCTGCACCCGGATCGCGATGTCGATTGGGATGCATTTCAGCGCGATGCCGCCCAAGCGCCCTGCCAGCCAGTGCCCGGCAATCATCCGGCCTACATCCTCTATACCTCTGGCACGACCGGGCGGCCAAAGGGAGTGGTGCGCCCCACGGGCGGGCATCTCGTGGCGCTCGACTGGACCATGGCCAATATCTACGACATGCAAGCAGGAGAGGTGTTCTGGGCCGCATCCGATGTCGGCTGGGTCGTGGGGCACAGCTACATCTGCTATGCGCCGCTGATCCACGGCTGCACCACGGTCGTGTTCGAAGGCAAGCCGGTAGGCACCCCCGATGCCGGCACCTTCTGGCGGGTGATGGCGCGCCATGGGGTCAGCGCCTTCTTCACCGCACCCACCGCCCTGCGCGCGGTCAAACGCGAAGACCCCGCCGGTGCATTGGCGCGCGAGCATGATCTGTCGTCCCTGCGCGCGGTCTATCTGGCCGGGGAACGCGCCGATCCCGACACCGTGGAATGGGCTGAGCGGACGCTGGGCGTGCCCGTGATCGACCATTGGTGGCAGACCGAGACCGGCTATGCCATCGCCGCCAATCCCCGCGGGCTCGAGCCGCTGCCGATCAAGACCGGATCACCCTCCGTCGCGATGCCCGGCTATGACATCACCATCCTCGACGAAGCAGGCACCCCCTGCCCGCCCGGCACGCTGGGCGCGATCGCGCTGCGGCTGCCCTTGCCCCCCGGAACGCTGCCGACATTGTGGAACGCCGACGAGCGGTTCCACCGCGCCTATCTCAGCCGCTTTCCCGGCTATTACGAAACCGGCGATGCCGGGATGCTCGACGAGGACGGGTATCTCTATGTGATGGCGCGCACTGACGATGTGATCAATGTCGCCGGGCACCGCCTGTCCACCGGCGCGATGGAAGAGGTGCTCGCCGCTCATCCCGATGTTGCCGAATGCGCGGTGATCGGTGTCTCCGATCCGCTAAAGGGACAGGTGCCGGTGGGGCTTTTGTGCCTCAACACAGGCTGCGCCCGACCGGTGGAGGACATCATCGCCGACTGCATCGCATTGGTGCGCGACCGCATCGGCCCCGTCGCGGCCTTCAAGCGCGCCGTGGTCGTGCAACGCCTGCCCAAGACCCGCTCGGGCAAGATCCTGCGAGCCACGATGGTGCGGATCGCGGATGGAGAAACCGTCACCGCCCCCGCGACCATCGATGATCCTGCCATTTTAGAGGAAATTGCCGCAGCGTTATGCGGCCCGGCAAACCCGCAAAGCTGA
- a CDS encoding phosphoenolpyruvate carboxykinase, whose protein sequence is MTIGRVNPAQRLEDQGITGLGNVYYNYIEPALIQEALKRDEGTLGNGGAFLVSTGAYTGRSPKDKHVVRTPSVEDKIWWDNNAPMSAEGFDALHADMLEHMKGRDYFVSDLFAGADPVHRLDVRMVTELAWHGLFIRTMLRRPEREELDTFVPEFTVINCPSFKADPERHNCRSDTIIAMNFDKKMILIGGTEYAGENKKSIFSLLNYMLPEKGIMPMHCSANHAKGNPVDTAVFFGLSGTGKTTLSADPSRTLIGDDEHGWSDRGTFNFEGGCYAKTISLSPKAEPEIYATTHMFGTVIENMVFDEDTRELDFEDDSLTANTRCAYPLHYIPNASDSGLGGHPKNIIMLTCDAFGVLPPIARLTPAQAMYHFLSGFTSKVAGTERGVTEPEPTFSTCFGAPFMPRRPEVYGNLLRDKIAQHGASCWLVNTGWTGGAYGTGSRMPIKATRALLTAALDGSLNDATFRKDGNFGFQVPVTVPGVDAALLDPRSTWADPKAYDAQAQKLVEMFAENFAQYDPYIDADVKAVAIG, encoded by the coding sequence ATGACCATCGGACGTGTAAACCCGGCCCAGCGCCTGGAAGATCAAGGCATCACGGGGCTCGGCAACGTCTATTATAACTACATCGAGCCCGCGCTGATTCAGGAAGCTCTGAAACGCGACGAAGGCACGTTGGGGAATGGCGGCGCGTTTCTTGTGTCCACCGGCGCCTATACGGGCCGCTCGCCCAAGGACAAGCACGTCGTGCGCACCCCGTCGGTGGAGGACAAGATCTGGTGGGACAACAACGCGCCCATGTCCGCCGAAGGGTTCGATGCGCTTCATGCCGATATGCTGGAGCATATGAAGGGCCGGGACTATTTTGTTTCCGACCTGTTCGCGGGGGCCGATCCGGTGCACCGGCTGGATGTGCGGATGGTGACCGAGCTTGCGTGGCACGGCCTGTTCATCCGCACCATGCTGCGCCGCCCGGAGCGCGAGGAACTCGACACCTTCGTGCCGGAATTCACGGTCATCAACTGCCCCAGCTTCAAGGCCGACCCCGAGCGGCATAACTGCCGCTCCGACACGATCATCGCGATGAACTTCGACAAGAAGATGATCCTGATCGGCGGCACCGAATACGCGGGCGAAAACAAGAAATCGATCTTTAGCCTGCTGAACTACATGCTGCCCGAAAAAGGCATCATGCCGATGCATTGCTCGGCCAACCACGCCAAGGGCAACCCCGTCGACACGGCGGTGTTCTTTGGCCTGTCGGGCACGGGGAAGACCACGCTGTCGGCAGACCCGTCGCGCACGCTGATCGGTGACGACGAACATGGCTGGTCCGATCGCGGGACGTTCAACTTCGAAGGCGGCTGCTACGCCAAGACCATTTCGCTGTCGCCCAAGGCGGAGCCGGAGATCTACGCGACCACGCATATGTTCGGCACGGTGATCGAGAACATGGTGTTCGACGAAGACACCCGCGAGCTGGATTTCGAGGATGACAGCCTGACGGCCAACACCCGGTGCGCCTATCCGCTGCACTACATCCCGAACGCATCCGACAGCGGGCTGGGCGGGCACCCCAAGAACATCATCATGCTGACCTGCGATGCCTTTGGCGTGCTGCCTCCCATTGCGCGGCTGACGCCCGCGCAGGCGATGTATCACTTCCTGTCGGGCTTCACCTCGAAGGTGGCGGGGACCGAGCGTGGCGTGACCGAGCCGGAACCGACCTTCTCCACCTGTTTCGGCGCGCCTTTCATGCCGCGTCGTCCCGAGGTCTATGGCAACCTGCTGCGGGACAAGATCGCCCAGCACGGGGCGTCGTGCTGGCTGGTCAACACCGGCTGGACCGGCGGCGCCTATGGCACCGGCTCGCGTATGCCGATCAAGGCGACCCGCGCCCTGCTGACCGCTGCGCTGGACGGCTCGCTCAATGACGCGACCTTCCGCAAGGATGGCAATTTCGGCTTCCAGGTTCCGGTCACGGTGCCCGGCGTCGATGCGGCCCTGCTCGACCCCCGGTCCACCTGGGCCGATCCCAAGGCCTATGATGCGCAGGCGCAGAAGCTGGTGGAAATGTTCGCCGAGAACTTCGCCCAATATGACCCCTATATCGATGCCGACGTGAAAGCCGTCGCCATCGGCTGA
- a CDS encoding response regulator transcription factor: MSRIALVDDDRNILTSVSMTLEAEGFEVETYNDGQSALDAFNRKLPDMAVLDIKMPRMDGMDLLQRLRQKTTMPVIFLTSKDDEIDEVLGLRMGADDYVKKPFSQRLLVERIRALLRRQEVMAADEVAEPEVGQVMVRGELTMDPLRHAVKWKEKDVSLTVTEFLLLQALAQRPGFVKSRDQLMDVAYDDQVYVDDRTIDSHIKRLRKKMRSVDPDFSAIETLYGIGYRYNEE; this comes from the coding sequence ATGTCTAGGATCGCCCTGGTTGATGACGACAGGAATATCCTCACGTCGGTCTCGATGACGCTGGAAGCCGAAGGCTTCGAGGTCGAAACCTATAACGACGGGCAATCCGCGTTGGACGCCTTTAACCGGAAACTGCCCGATATGGCGGTTCTGGACATCAAAATGCCCCGCATGGACGGCATGGACCTGCTGCAGCGGCTGCGCCAGAAAACCACGATGCCGGTGATCTTCCTCACCTCCAAGGATGATGAGATCGACGAGGTGCTGGGCCTGCGCATGGGTGCCGACGACTATGTGAAAAAGCCATTTTCTCAGCGCCTGCTGGTGGAACGTATCCGCGCGCTTCTGCGCCGGCAGGAGGTCATGGCCGCCGATGAGGTTGCCGAACCCGAAGTCGGGCAGGTGATGGTGCGGGGCGAACTGACAATGGACCCTCTGCGCCACGCGGTGAAATGGAAGGAGAAAGATGTCTCCCTCACCGTGACCGAATTCCTGCTTTTGCAGGCGCTTGCGCAGCGTCCCGGCTTTGTCAAAAGCCGCGATCAGCTGATGGATGTGGCATATGACGATCAGGTCTATGTCGACGACCGCACCATCGATAGCCACATCAAGCGCCTGCGCAAGAAGATGCGCTCGGTCGATCCCGATTTCAGTGCCATCGAGACGCTGTATGGCATCGGGTATAGGTATAACGAAGAGTGA
- a CDS encoding sensor histidine kinase has product MTGERFVREDRTAPRSDVVLGEDWVSGDDSWHDIRAKRKGRGILTLNRSPLARKIITFNLLGLIVLIAGVFYLNPFRDSLALQREAGLVAEARLVADVFEMQIAQLGLPGVAPFGATPPGGEAASPLGTGAVGTGGGGTGSPESSGADTGASTDGTLDAGATLATLDLSRGAEALVFTPDGRLLARSLGANPEPALSADVPNTVITDFLNWIWSSMSALFGQADLPRTDRDAEALSRQLIDRAGMGETVSVTGTDADGAALFAVAVPVRQGGEILGVVALASAVGEIDALVRAEREQVLQVFVIAILVSVGLSLVLASTIANPLADLASAAELGRDRNTSKVSPGRVRIPDLAGRPDEIGRLSKALRGMVGALYDRIDGNEQFAADVAHEIKNPLASLRSAVGTLRVAKRDDQREKLLDVIDHDVRRLDRLVSDISNASRLDSELVKEEEESFDLLRMIGNLTEYLGEDAKAKGIDFITDMPRQPIRILGLEARLAQVFVNLITNAVSFCEEGDAVRVWVRKRQNRVLVVVEDTGPGIPEQALTKIFARFYSERPVGQFGDHSGLGLAISKQIIEAHGGVIWAENIRPTDADDSTAPLGARFVVGLPV; this is encoded by the coding sequence ATGACCGGGGAGAGGTTCGTGCGGGAGGATCGGACTGCGCCGCGTTCCGATGTCGTGCTCGGCGAGGACTGGGTCAGCGGTGACGATTCTTGGCATGACATCCGCGCCAAGCGGAAGGGTCGGGGCATCCTGACCCTGAACCGATCCCCATTGGCGCGTAAGATCATCACCTTTAACCTGCTTGGGCTGATCGTGCTGATCGCGGGGGTGTTTTACCTCAACCCGTTCCGCGACAGCCTTGCGTTGCAGCGCGAAGCTGGGCTGGTCGCCGAAGCGCGGCTGGTCGCCGACGTGTTCGAGATGCAGATCGCGCAGCTGGGCCTGCCGGGCGTAGCCCCGTTCGGCGCTACCCCGCCCGGCGGTGAGGCCGCGAGCCCTCTCGGCACGGGTGCTGTAGGCACAGGCGGCGGGGGCACGGGCAGCCCGGAAAGCAGCGGCGCAGACACGGGGGCCTCCACCGACGGCACGCTCGATGCTGGTGCAACCCTTGCCACGCTGGATCTGAGCCGCGGGGCCGAAGCGCTGGTATTCACCCCCGATGGCAGGCTGCTGGCCCGAAGCCTTGGCGCGAACCCGGAACCGGCGCTGTCTGCCGATGTACCAAATACGGTAATCACCGATTTCCTGAACTGGATCTGGTCGTCGATGTCGGCGCTGTTCGGGCAGGCAGATCTGCCCCGGACCGACCGCGATGCGGAGGCGCTGAGCCGTCAGTTGATCGACCGAGCCGGGATGGGCGAAACGGTTTCGGTCACCGGCACGGATGCCGATGGTGCTGCGCTTTTTGCAGTGGCGGTTCCCGTCCGGCAGGGTGGCGAGATTCTGGGCGTCGTGGCGCTGGCCAGTGCGGTCGGCGAAATCGACGCGCTGGTCCGGGCCGAGCGGGAACAGGTGTTGCAGGTCTTTGTGATCGCCATCCTCGTGTCCGTGGGGCTGTCTTTGGTGCTGGCGTCGACCATCGCCAATCCGCTGGCCGATCTGGCCTCCGCCGCCGAATTGGGCCGCGACCGCAATACCAGCAAGGTCAGCCCCGGTCGCGTTCGCATTCCGGACCTTGCCGGGCGGCCTGACGAAATCGGTCGCTTGTCAAAGGCGCTGCGCGGCATGGTCGGCGCGCTTTACGACCGGATCGATGGCAACGAACAGTTCGCCGCCGACGTGGCCCATGAGATCAAGAACCCGCTGGCCTCGCTCCGCTCCGCCGTCGGCACGCTGCGGGTCGCCAAACGCGACGATCAGCGCGAAAAACTGCTCGACGTGATCGACCATGATGTGCGCAGGCTCGACCGGCTCGTGTCCGATATTTCCAACGCCTCCCGGCTCGATAGCGAGTTGGTAAAGGAGGAGGAGGAAAGCTTCGACCTGCTGCGCATGATCGGCAATCTGACCGAGTATCTGGGCGAGGATGCAAAGGCCAAGGGCATCGATTTCATCACCGATATGCCGCGGCAGCCAATCCGCATTCTGGGGCTGGAGGCACGACTGGCGCAGGTGTTCGTCAACCTCATCACCAATGCCGTATCCTTCTGCGAAGAAGGCGACGCGGTGCGGGTCTGGGTTCGCAAACGCCAAAACCGCGTGCTGGTGGTCGTCGAAGATACCGGCCCCGGTATTCCTGAACAGGCGCTGACCAAGATTTTCGCGCGTTTCTATTCCGAACGTCCCGTGGGCCAGTTCGGCGATCATTCAGGGCTTGGGCTTGCCATCTCCAAACAGATCATCGAGGCGCATGGCGGGGTCATCTGGGCCGAAAACATCCGCCCGACGGATGCCGATGACAGCACCGCCCCGCTGGGCGCGCGTTTCGTCGTCGGTCTGCCGGTCTAA
- a CDS encoding amidase: MDETWRQMSAAELGRGINAGQIDPVALTDCFLDAAQSHEFAPRIYARMTAERARQEALAAAARARAGQRQGPLDGVPISWKDLFDTAGTATESGSALLAGRVPSRDAEVLRRAGAAGLVCLGKTHMTELAFSGLGLNPVTASPPCVNDTDAVSGGSSSGAATSVAFGLAAAAIGSDTGGSVRVPAAWNDLVGLKTTSGRLPLTGVVPLCARFDTIGPLTRSVEDAALLLATMDRRRSVDLRGADSVAGMRFAVLETVAFDDLRDAPAAGFDAALARLDRAGAQITRIKVDAVRDAMPLAKIVFAAEAYGTWRAMIEAAPEKMHPEVRERFRGGAATSAAEFVAAWQTLDRLRAQWAEAVAGYDAVLIPSAPNLPPERARLERDSAFFVAENLLTLRNTRIGNLLGLCALTLPTGVPSTGISLLGRAFGEEHLLRVGAAAEHVLRRTD, translated from the coding sequence ATGGACGAGACATGGCGACAGATGAGCGCGGCAGAGCTGGGACGCGGGATCAACGCGGGGCAAATCGACCCTGTGGCGCTGACCGACTGTTTCCTAGACGCCGCGCAGAGCCATGAATTCGCGCCTCGCATCTATGCTCGCATGACCGCCGAGCGTGCCCGGCAGGAGGCGCTGGCCGCCGCAGCCCGCGCCCGCGCAGGCCAGCGCCAAGGTCCGTTGGACGGTGTGCCCATCTCGTGGAAAGACCTGTTCGACACCGCCGGCACCGCGACCGAGTCCGGCTCCGCCCTGCTGGCGGGCCGGGTGCCGTCGCGCGATGCGGAGGTGCTGCGCCGGGCAGGTGCGGCGGGGCTCGTATGTCTGGGCAAGACCCACATGACCGAATTGGCGTTTTCTGGACTGGGGCTGAACCCGGTCACCGCCTCGCCACCCTGCGTCAACGATACAGACGCGGTTTCGGGCGGGTCGTCCTCGGGGGCGGCGACATCGGTGGCGTTTGGGTTGGCGGCTGCGGCGATTGGCTCCGACACCGGCGGATCGGTGCGGGTGCCTGCGGCGTGGAATGACTTGGTCGGATTAAAAACCACGTCGGGTCGGCTGCCGTTGACCGGGGTGGTGCCGCTTTGCGCACGGTTCGATACGATCGGCCCGCTCACCCGCTCGGTCGAGGATGCGGCGCTGCTGCTGGCCACGATGGACCGTCGTCGCTCCGTGGATTTGCGCGGAGCGGACAGTGTCGCCGGGATGCGGTTCGCGGTGCTGGAAACCGTGGCGTTCGACGATCTGCGCGATGCCCCTGCCGCAGGCTTCGACGCCGCGCTGGCCCGCTTGGACCGCGCGGGCGCGCAGATCACCCGGATCAAGGTGGATGCAGTGCGCGACGCGATGCCGCTCGCCAAGATCGTCTTTGCCGCCGAGGCCTATGGCACATGGCGGGCAATGATCGAAGCCGCGCCCGAAAAGATGCACCCGGAGGTGCGGGAGCGGTTTCGCGGCGGTGCCGCGACCAGTGCGGCAGAGTTCGTGGCGGCGTGGCAAACGCTGGACCGGCTCCGCGCGCAATGGGCGGAGGCCGTGGCGGGCTATGACGCGGTGCTCATCCCGTCAGCGCCGAACCTGCCGCCGGAGCGTGCGCGGCTGGAACGCGACAGCGCATTTTTTGTGGCCGAGAACCTGCTAACGCTGCGCAATACGCGGATTGGCAATTTGTTGGGGCTCTGCGCGCTGACTCTGCCGACGGGCGTGCCATCCACAGGAATTTCGCTGCTGGGCCGCGCGTTTGGCGAAGAGCATCTGCTGCGGGTGGGGGCCGCCGCCGAACATGTGCTGCGCCGCACCGATTGA